GAGGCGGTTCCTTCTCCCTCAGTGAGTGGTGATCGTGGAGACTTATCAAGCGGATTTACGAGGCTCTGGCAGTTTGATTTGTCATCATCATGGAGTGGAACGCAATGGAAATTAACCCTGAGGTAACGGGAGCTGGTGTTCGTGTCACCCGTGGCTGTATCGCGCCGTTTGGCTTTCTGTGCGTTTGTTTAATGCTAGTTTTTATTCTCTCCGCAGATGCTGAACAAAGTGAGTGTCCGGGGTTGGGATGCTGAGGCCTCTGCGATACCCACCTGTCTCCACGGGAGCCGGGATACCGCTGTCATCGTCCTCCGCCTGTATTATATAATCTTGGGTTGCCAGGGCGTGGTCATTGTGTCTCTAGCCCCTTTTTGCTTTTAGTGGCCAAGTGATGGTAACGATTTAGTGCCACGCAGCAGGTCTCCCCTGATCCCCCGTGCTAGTGATTTACCAACTTTCTGATGATTTTGTGGTAACTGCCCCCGCATGGGTCCCTGTTAATCTCTTAAAGGGCCATGCATCGGTTGTGTTGGTAGCCTTGGCTATCAGACATGGTCAGTTCTGTCTCCTTTTGCTGTCTGAAGGtagtttttatgtaaataggTTCATGTCAAACCATTAGCGATCCCTGCACATTAATAGACTTGGCATTTCTAGTTTGAGCTGTAAGTGTAATTTAAACTTTGCTGGCTCTAGCATATGGCTCTGTGCCACTTATCTATATTGATGGCTAGTTCCGTGCTGACCTACGAGCCACTCCTCCTCTATTAGATGCAGTAATAAAGCTCTGCTGCAGAGGCTCCTCCATGTGCCTCCAGACACGCCCGTCCCTCCCAAGGGCCAAGCAACCCGATCTGGTTCCAGACATCTGATGAAGGCTGGTATCTTGTGTCTGGGAAGAGGCTGATCGCATAAAGGAAATTATCTGGAATTGTCCATAATAACACTGCCCTGTCACTCTGTTAGCTTATCGAGATACTGTCCTCATGTTATCAGGTAGCAAAACTATACTGTAATTATACAGTAATTGCAAAATGACAGTTGGCTAACGGCAGCGTCTTGGGTTTGATTTAGTGATGCTGCTCCTGTCCTCGTGAGCTGTATAGAAATCTATACCTTGTATGATGCGTTATTGGAAATCTGTCCTTGCAGGTTATGTCCCAGCTTGGTGTTGAGGGTGGCTGGAAGTTCGTTGATGTCCTTGGTTTCGAGGCGGATTCTCTAAGTTCCGTGCCCAGCCCTACATGTGCACTGTTGCTGCTCTTACCGCTTACTCAGCAGGTAAGGTAGAGGTGTTTCACACTTGTGTGATAAGACTGACCTACTGCTTTCATTGGTACCACCCATCCCCCATGgtgcattttagttttttgtagGGAATAACGCTTTTTTAGCGTGCCGACCATTGAAGGTTTCTACAAACAGACTTAACTTCGTATGGTGTTTGCGCTGACACCATGGGAATCGAATGGCCAAACATTCTATCTAATGTTGCTCTCATTCTTGTCAGCAGAGGGTGGACAATATTTGCCGACATCCTAATGGCAAGTGCTTCTGCAGAGACAAAGAGCCTTCTACATACTGTGGTTCTGTGATTGTGTGGCAGAACTGAGGAATAATGGTTCTTGCACATGCAATTGCCCTGACCCATCAGCTCACAGAAAGACTAATCCGGGGCTCTATAAGTGTTCTGCTTGCCTTTCAGCTAGCCCTATAACAAACTGTATACTGTGGTCTCTTGGTAAAATATCAAGTATACTGAGAATTGTCTAAAATGCTTTCCATCTAACAGCATGAAAGCTTTAGAGAAAAGCAAGTGGAGGAGCTTAAGGACAAAGCGACAAACTCCAAAGTGTATTTTCTGAAGCAGACCATTGGTAACTCTTGTGGTACTATTGGCCTTATTCACGCTGTTGCCAATAACAAAGACAAACTGAAGTTTGGTGAGTATTCCGGGTTCTTGTCTGCCTTGCTACATGGATTTAAAGCTATAAATTAATGGGCTTAAATCAGATCtgtcataataaaaatatatatgtatatgtatgtatatatatatgtgtgtatatgtatatgtatatgtgtgtatatatatatatatatagatatagatatagatagatagagagagagattgtaATGTTTTCTGTTCCAAAACACTCCTTTGTTAAATTGATTTGCGGCaaccatttttatttctaaggttagtattgtgtgtgtgtgtgtgtgtgtgtataacaaGTCCGGGGCAGAAAAACATTCCCTATGATGTATATTGACCcgcaacccccccccttttggTCAGTTCTTTGCCCCCAATCCACTGATTCCTGGCAGGGCAGCTTCCCAAAGTTAGTCTTTGGCCATTTATAGTGAATAACCACAGTGGTCTTCTGAATACAAAGCCAATTTCGCACAGGTTTAGTGTCATGTCTAGGGAGCTTCTTAATGAAAGATGATATCCCTGCTTTTATAGGTCAGTCGTTTGTGTTGTACTTGGTCTTTCTAAAGAATCTGATAAACTTCCCGATACAGTGACAGATCTGAGTTAACTGCCATTCTTTAACATACCAATTATATAATTTTCATATCTGTAGTTTTGGGGCTCTAGGGAAAGAAACTTTCCCTAGTAAATCTATATATgcccaaatatataaaaaaaaaaaaaaaattgcactaaAGCATCATGCTTACCTTGGAAGACACTATACTCCAGTTAAATGTGGCGGTCAAATTAAATGTTTGCATGTTATGGGGTACTGAAAAACCGCATCTTTGGTATAATCTACCTGTACTTAGTGCCAAGTCAATAGGTAGTCCTCTGCAACATGGACTTCCGGAAActcatgtatagatcacatTTCATGTCGAGCTGCTGGTTGTCCCGTTTATTGGCCGTTCACATTGAAACTGGATCCTGCTGTCAGCAACTTGTGTTTTCTGATTGTCTTGTGAATTGTCATTCTGTTTACACATTACGCTTGTGCCaatgaatattaataatgcTAGTAAATAACTAGTGTTTTCTGTTAAATGTAGCTGAGAAGTCTGCCTTAAAGGACTTCTTGGAAGAATCTGCTGCTTTGTCTCCTGAGGAAAGGGCAAAACTCCTAGAAAAGAACGAGGTAAGAGTGGAATTCTTAATCTTTGTCTTGCTGTCTTCATAAAGCCAATGCTTAAAGAATACTGGTGTAAAATCTACAAGCTGTACGGGCTGAAGTGATTCTTGCATAACTTTGGATAACAAGTAAAATAGCCTACCTATCGGGTACTGTGCAAGCTGTCTCTTCCCCCAGAGCTTCCTGGCCTGCCAAGTACTACATTCCTCATATAGCATTGAACAAAGCTATTTTCTTTCCGCTATCCAAACACATATACCATGTCATCCCCCCGAGTCGCACCATAAAGAGAATGTACCTTACACAGAAGTCCCTCCGCAGGTCTTTCGCCCTATTTCTATACAAAGCGCTATAAGGTCtacagtagggctgcaactaactattattttcataattgattagttggtcgattatttttttcaattaatctgAATGTaaacttttcatttatttaaaatttaataaacaGATGATGATAAatacaaacggcagaataaaaaaagtgcatttcttgtctttatttcccaaccagtcccccccccacacttatgcacatttgagcccaggcttgcaacactgcctcccagatatgccactgtggcccctgatatgccttataccctctgatACACCACTTCGAcctccccagaaatgcctcactgccctccccatatatgccttcTATACcctatgtcactccgtcctccccagatatgccttataccccccagatatttcagttacagacccgttcacagcacaccgacgccatacttttataaataagtactgggttaatcttcactgccccccaggatttagattccccttagtttgcccccccctttacatctaactgcaccttaagttaactttattaaattaatataaccctaaagaccccatcaaccacaactgcccctaaattaaccctaaacatcccattaaccatagctgcccccaaattaaccctaaacaccccattaaccataactgcgcAAATAATTTTATACTTAGACGAGTGTCCCAGCCATGTtgttctgggagaaggaaggggtggggccagttgtcacagtgattacagggcgggattggtaagtaggagctgctgctgtgagtcactgaaacggattatataatgaggggtatttttcagagagtTTGCTCTGggaaaaaccctcattttataatcgtcaaaaatcaattcaactaattgataatgaaattcgttggcaatgattttaattatcgattagttgttgcagccctagtctatAGCAGATGGGAAATCTCAAATGTGACGATGCTGCTAGTGTTTTAGGATCAAGTAAATCCTGTGTTCTAGTCTGGTTCTGGCCTTGATCATATTAAACTTCATacaaatagtctacatgaattctGACACCAGTAgctaacttattttattttttcttaggcCATACAGTCTGCCCATAATTCTGTGGCAGCAGAAGGGCAATGCAGGGTAAGCATCAAACACTAAAGGAAGGAAATGTACTTGGCACAAAATATTTGGGTACCAGAGTAAGCACTCATTGTATAGCAAAATGTAAGTGGAAACTAAACTTTTCATGCAAGATAGGTCCTGAGCCCCTTTGAGAATTGAGGGCAGTAGACTAGGTTTTGTGTTAAGGCAGCAACTGATAACGGCATGTTTGAGTCACTGGGAGCAAGTTAATGCTTTAACCTGATGGCTTCATGAAAGCCTGAGACTAGCTGGCTTGTGCTGTCAGTATATTTTGCTAATGACATATTGAAAGTAACCTGCACAGCAACCATATTGAGTATGCTTGAGATGGCTGGCAAACTGTCTTTGTAGACTTGAATTCTGATTAGTTTTCCCTGCACAATGATGAATCCTATGGAGTAGGTCTGCTAGTTTTAGACCAACAATAGTGTTTAGGCATTCTGTAACGCTTCCATGGGTTATTGTGGGCACCGGTTTGAGATTGTGGGTAAAATTAACCAGATACATAAGTTATATCACCTGGCAGAAATTGTAGAACAGTGTTTAGAAAGCATTGAAAGGCCTAAATGTCAACCAATCAACCTATCCATTAGAGCCATACCTTCTGTGGTTGTCAGTATCTTGGGTTGTAACAGCTGCAAATACTGAATCTGTTGcccagacatatatatatatattatattttgtaatttttttgcgTTCCACAACCTAAAACTTTTACTCCTTCCCAGGTGAATGAAGATGTCAGTTTTCActtcatattatttactgctgttGATGGACATCTTTATGAGCTCGGTGAGTTAGTTTGTTACTTAGCCATGTAAGTGTTCAGCTTGGTGCTGTGAATCGTTTGCCCCCCCCATCATTGGTGCTTTTAAGGCATGCTGTAGTGGACGTCATATAATCTCTATGAAGAAGctagacacccccccccccaacttatcggtacttctgagtccccagtgcttagtccgggcagcgtgtagagctctacgcaattcgTGTAGTTCCCCGTgacggggaaggtctgcgcgatggacgtaGACCCCGCCGATatccgcacctcctcccggctgcagcagaagttgtctatgcaaattgcgtagagctctacatgctgcctggactacacaccggggactcagaagctccggtaagtttgtaggagggagggagtgttaaatgggggcataaggcatttctggaggcagagtgctcttgtgaaatgcgttttaacccccttaatgccactctgcctccagaaatgccttatacctccctatatgccactctgccccataatatgccttttaaccccctaaatgccagagtggcatataggggtataaggcaattctgtaggcagtggcacatagagggtcaaaagtcatatcatggggcacagtggcccataatggggggggcaggtggggaaaaatatatatatatatttttttatcaatcatagcttttattaaaaaaaaatttatatgaattaacatttactggtaacccttttttcctatagggtcatcttatattcaggctttcttttttttccccataaattaatattcagatttgcgggggttgtcttataactgatcaaatacagtatttaattaCAATACTTGGGTATTTCTGAATGGTcagaatgtatcttttttttttttttatttttttaaattaatttatcttCTCTTTAGATGGTAGAATTCCTGTTCCAGTAGACCATGGTCCAACTTCTGAGGAATCATTGTTAAAGGTAACTAAAATGGACAATGTTTAAGAAACCGTGTAACCCTATGACTATTTTTGTTCTGTATCTAACTGTCTAGAAATTGATATGTGCTTTTAGCTACTGGTGTTTGAAGAGCAGATTTCTCGTGTCTACTGAAATAAGTGCAATCAGCAAGCATCCTTCCTGTGGATGACTGACTGCTTATACTCATCTGTGACCAGAAATTCATGTGTTCTTGTTAAAAATGGTGGCCTGTTCTGACAAGTTGTGCCCCCCTTAAGGCTTTTGCTATAGACTGTGTGACTAAGACAAAGATGTGGCGGCTTGCAGTGTGACCGTTACTTATGCTGCTATTTGTAGCTAAGGCAGAGTTATTGCCAGCACTCACCCACTCTGTAAACCCCAAGCGTCAGATCAAATTTTCTAATTTAAGGGAATACTTAATTCAGTGCAGATGACATAGCTGTTACGAAACAAGCCTGTTATATGAAGTGCATGATGCGCCTAACAAAGCTTTTCTCATCATTATTGCAGGATGCAGCCAAAATCTGCCACCAGTTTACCGAACGAGAGAAAGGAGAAGTTCGTTTTTCAGCAGTGGCTCTAAGCAAGTCGGCGTAAATCTCCCCAGTGGAGCTGGCTTGTTCTGTGATTGCTGAACGGCGGCTGGTATTTTACCTGCGTTTATGCCTTCTAAAAACTTGGTGTTGAAGTGCTTAAAAAATCTGGATGTTGCTGTTTATGCTTTTCTTGGCTTTCACCTATCCTTGTAACTGTTGAGCACTTCAGTGCAATCCTTGTTCTGAACAATTAAAGTTCCTTTGTTTGGAATGTTTCATTTCTTTGCATTTTCTGATTGCCTGAAAAACAGTggtgactctagaaacaatatatatggggggggggcacacaaggtaccacagtcaaactggggggcattcataatttccaaaagttatgtgctatggaattatacttctgttattgggctaaaataatacttgatcattcaacatgggaagcctgaagccacaattgagtgcgactaatccttgaaatgaaaataacacaataaataacttccactaaattatttcagggccttgaacgttttatCCCCTGAAGTctctacaacttcaggagggcattttatctctggaaaaatataaattaaatcctactgtaagttaagtgccaggaaccagatgaccaaacacacaccaacacccacacacaccaggacaggctctgccacatccaaacacacacaccaggacaagctctgacacccaaacacacaccatagGAAAGGctctgacacacaaacacacaccaggacaggctctgccacaccaacacctatacacacacccgaagacaggctctgctactctgataaccaaaaacacacaaacagcaggacacaatctgtcagatgtctacatcaggatgtatttttcacactgcattgtcgtttatacccgccttagtgtttttgtcccttgtgtattgatgccaatgctgcccatatatattaatattagccccagttgccgatagcaggtatagatcaacacattaacacacaaaccaagctttgcatgggtagatcaactgaaattcgcttgtgatctcagcactgaaggtatatatgaaatagaatcagacatacaaatcctgtatttgcaggtatacaatagtatatgaaacatagcattgcaggtatagatcaaataaatatatggaaacagcattgcaggtattaatcaactgaataagacatacaaacactgtatttgcaggtatacataaatgtatggGAATATATAGATCtggaaatacagaatatatagagatctacagaataacgcaaaaacccagctttgcaggtatagatcaattggaattcacattaaaaacacatcgttaaaaggtatatttaaaaccccctaaattacaggcatagatcacaggttgcacaccccaaagccagccctggcgtccacactgcccacacagcaatcacactcttatcattcccagccaaccagtaaatgctggtacctaggcatgatgggactgtgattgctgttagcaattacactcctatcatgccaggtcagccagtacatgctggtacagggtggctgtaaatgatgtgtagaccccatactgctggcagcatcaatacacaaggggggcagctagctcggtttcagcatgtactggctgacttggcatgataggaatgtgattgctaacagcaatcaaagtcccatcatgcctaggttccagcacttacacatccatgctatcacacacactcattcattcatatactcattcattcacagattaattccctcaatcacgcatacttatccaaacaccctccccacccccttacctgcactgcagctcctcgatgccgctcacagacttcagcatagggcgcggcctccctctgcattctctggtactgcagagggagcaggactggagcagagtcatgtgatgtcacgtgaactctgctaggttccgcttcctctatgcagtacagaagaccctccacaggtaagtagcagggctcgaggtgcggcccgcataagatcggttgccctggctgctgatATTACgtgggccgcaccctctctttcctccgcattaaaacaaaataatttttttttaaaaaaagacgggatttaaagtcacattgcgactttattccaaattcggcaggg
The DNA window shown above is from Spea bombifrons isolate aSpeBom1 chromosome 1, aSpeBom1.2.pri, whole genome shotgun sequence and carries:
- the UCHL1 gene encoding ubiquitin carboxyl-terminal hydrolase isozyme L1, which produces MEWNAMEINPEMLNKVMSQLGVEGGWKFVDVLGFEADSLSSVPSPTCALLLLLPLTQQHESFREKQVEELKDKATNSKVYFLKQTIGNSCGTIGLIHAVANNKDKLKFAEKSALKDFLEESAALSPEERAKLLEKNEAIQSAHNSVAAEGQCRVNEDVSFHFILFTAVDGHLYELDGRIPVPVDHGPTSEESLLKDAAKICHQFTEREKGEVRFSAVALSKSA